A stretch of the Denticeps clupeoides chromosome 6, fDenClu1.1, whole genome shotgun sequence genome encodes the following:
- the elnb gene encoding elastin b isoform X5, with protein sequence MEKEKTAAVLLLHVFLLLILSQRSQQGGVYIPTGGAGTGLGTGVGPGVGPGGLGVGAGGLGTGTGPLGGLGTGLRPGVGPGAGGVGYGFGGLGGPGTGLSGGSLGPGGVVPGVGGGLGTGLQPGLVSPGGVQPGGVVHGGFGPGGVTPGGVGTAGLGPGGVGPGTVGTGGVVPGGVRPGGLLPGGVGAGTLLKPPKTGGVYGGQGLGPGGIGPGGVGPGGVGVGGIGPGGVGPGGVGLGGVGPGGIGPGGVGPRGVAPGGLGPGGVGPGGIGLGVKPGKTGYGGAGIGPGGLGTGLGTGAFGPGVGPGGLVPGLVGPGGLVPGMVGSGGLVPGLLGPGGVGTGPGGVGQASGIKPGKTGLGAGALGAGGLGAGYRPGVLPQTGLPGSGVGTRTVGKTAGKTSKIPGVGVPGLYQGGIVPGQGFGGQGVLPGVVTGSGLTPQTGAGVLGQGGIGANGGRGGFSGQQLPGIFRGYPLISPKTGAAGSKSKPKASKAAKYGVGVGGLPGVGGIPGAGILPGPGGVPGIGGIPGVGAVPGVGGVPGMGGVPGVGGVPGVGGVPGVGGVPGGGGVPGLGGVPGIGGGSGVGGIAGGLLPGAGIGSLGAHGLPGSGLGVGALPGSGVIAGGLPGSALGAGALPGSGVGAIPGSGLGAGGLGGYAGAKARKYGGLGDTRSTGGLPGSGIGGVPGSALAAGGGVPGGGLVPGGVPGGGLLLGGVPGGGLVSGGVPGGGLVPGGVPGGGLVPGGVPGGGLVPGGVPGGGLVPGGVPGGGLVPGGVPGGYAGAKARKYGLLGGPGGTGLAGGLGALPGGGLGPGGTLPGQLPGQGLGPGGVPTGGLVPGGVPGGGLVPGGVPGGGLVPGGVPGGGLVPGGVPGGGLVPGGVPGGGLVPGGVPGGGLVPGGVPGGGLVPGGVPGGYAGAKARKYGLLGGPGGTGLAGGLGALPGGGLGPGGTLPGQLPGQGLGPGGVPTGGLVPGGVPGGGLVPGGVPGGYAGAKARKYGLLGGAGGTGLAGGLGALPGGGLGPGGTLSGQLPGQGLGPGGVPTGGLVPGGVPGGYAGAKARKYGLLGGPGGTGLAGGLGALPGGGLGPGGTLPGQLPGQGLGPGGMLPGGLPGQGLGPGGVPTGGLVPGGVPGGGLVPGGVPGGGLVPGGVPGGGLLPGGVPGGGLVPGGVPGGYAGAKARKYGLLGGPGGTGLAGGLGALPGGGLGPGGTLPGQLPGQGLGPGGMLPGGLPGQGLGPGGVPTGGLVPGGVPGGGLVPGGVPGGGLVPGGVPGGGLVPGGVPGGGIVPGVVPGGYAGAKARKYGLLGGPGGTGLAGGLGALPGGGLGLGGTLPGQLPGQGLGPGGVPTGGLVPGGVPGGGLVPGGVPGGGLVPGGVPGGGLVPGGVPGGGFVPGGVPGGGLVPGGVPGGGLVPGGVPGGGLVPGGVPGGYAGAKARKYGLLGGPGGTGLAGGLGALPGGGLGSGGTLPGQLPGLGLGPGGVPRGGLVPGALPGGGLVPGALPGGGLGAGGIPGSGFVPGGLPGSGLGAGGLPGSGFGPGGAAVGGIVPGGYAGAKARKYGLQGGPGGTGLAGGLGALPGGGLRPAGTIPGGLPGSGLGPGGVPTGGLLPGGVPGGGLGPGGGLVPGGVAGGGIAPGGYAGAKARKYGLLGGPGGTGLAGGLGALPGAGFRPAGTLPGGLPGGGLGPGGVPGGGLLPGGVPGGGLGSGGVPGGGLVPGGAAGGGIVPGGYAGAKARKYAGGLGALPGGGLGPGGTLPGGLPGSSLGPGGVPTGGLVPGGVPGSGLVPGSLRPGAGLGPGGVPGGYTNSKARKYGLLGGPGGTGLAGGLGGVPGGGLGPGGLGTAGLGTSGLATAGVPGGGVGLGGIPGSGLGPGGYPAGSKALKYVRGGFGVPGSGLGGGVGTGPGGTGTVAGGLGMRDLPGGGLGPGGQGIPAFGYGTGAGGYGPGSKAAKYGFGGVPAGGPGGVASTGQAGSLPGGSGGPGSVAGGPGGVPVAVPGLGTAGVLGGGGTVPGIGTGVGGVTGVGAALVPGANVSTPTSTRRPVTGVADGDTTPSNATRRPGVVTGDGTGTGPVIEGSGGAIGGGPGDGAGVTGGAVDGSLDGDGLVRVIGTGIPLLASEKPGGTRVPVPEIGAGVVRPSGDALPGTTPLKPPGFGGRVIAGRGDTPGTLEESPGGGDGGPGGVGISPTGKPPKVYQGTGGAGTLGFGGVGGIGTAGPIGTGGGTGIRYPTGAGVGLGVGKPGKVYAGAGAAGSLGGLPGSLGVGIGGPLGTGTGALGTGTGAFGGPAGTGFGGQGYGPSARKPHKSYGGPTGTGSVGGTGHSGVGVGPGGIGTSGVGIGPGGIGVGPGGVGIGPGGIGVGPGGIGVHPGGVGPGGVGVGPGGVAIGPGGVGVGPGGIGVHPGGVGVSPGGTGVGPGGNAGLGYGPGAVKPPKGYAGIGVPGTGGAGGLGVGPGGAGVGPGGAGGVRPGEGVAGPGSGTGDFDFQGSGSQDMEQELQSLEKQVMVQVPWVVKATSKGFLVQDMEVTNPTQDMVELEPEPQHSHLNSLKLPNMQAFRVSLEQEATEVALHAKTSTVCGREGSKEPGRRTDLMNNVVLLDDGECIFYNSARTIPFMCQMYLLFFNFLAFVFFTL encoded by the exons atggagaaggagaagacaGCGGCTGTGTTGCTCCTGCATGTGTTTCTCCTCCTGATCCTCAGTCAGCGCTCACAGCAAGGAG GAGTGTACATACCTACTGGAGGAGCTGGAACTGGACTGGGAACTGGTGTGGGACCTGGGGTTGGTCCCGGAGGACTGGGAGTTGGTGCAGGAGGCCTTGGCACTGGAACTGGTCCATTAGGTGGACTAGGGACAGGTCTTAGGCCTGGTGTTGGacctggagcaggaggag TAGGCTATGGGTTTGGTGGCCTTGGAGGACCAGGGACAGGACTATCTGGTGGAAGTCTGGGACCTGGTGGTGTAGTACCTGGTGTAGGAG GGGGTCTAGGAACAGGACTTCAGCCAGGACTTGTCAGTCCTGGTGGTGTGCAACCCGGAGGTGTTGTTCATGGAGGCTTTGGACCTGGAGGTGTCACTCCTGGTGGAGTTGGTACTGCAGGATTGGGACCTGGTGGTGTTGGTCCAGGAACAGTTGGGACTGGTGGAGTTGTTCCTGGTGGAGTAAGACCTGGAGGCCTTCTTCCAGGGGGTGTTGGGGCAG GCACTCTTCTGAAGCCTCCTAAAACAG GTGGGGTATATGGTGGTCAGGGTCTGGGTCCAGGAGGAATCGGACCAGGTGGTGTTGGACCTGGAGGAGTTGGAGTTGGTGGTATCGGACCAGGAGGAGTTGGACCGGGTGGTGTTGGACTAGGAGGAGTGGGACCAGGTGGTATCGGACCAGGAGGAGTTGGACCACGTGGTGTTGCACCAGGAGGTCTTGGACCAGGTGGTGTTGGACCAGGAGGAATTGGATTAG GAGTGAAGCCTGGGAAAACAG GATATGGAGGTGCTGGAATTGGGCCTGGTGGGCTTGGAACTGGTTTGGGCACTGGTGCATTTGGGCCAGGTGTGGGCCCTGGAGGATTGGTACCTGGATTAGTTGGTCCTGGAGGATTGGTCCCTGGTATGGTTGGTTCTGGAGGATTGGTCCCTGGGTTACTGGGCCCTGGAGGTGTAGGTACTGGCCCTGGTGGTGTAGGACAAG CATCTGGTATAAAGCCTGGAAAAACAg GGCTTGGAGCTGGAGCATTGGGAGCTGGAGGTCTTGGTGCTGGATATAGACCTGGAG TCCTTCCACAAACTGGTCTTCCAGGCAGTGGAGTTGGGACAAGAACAGTAGGAAAGACTGCTGGAAAAACTTCAAAAATTCCAG GTGTTGGTGTACCTGGCCTTTATCAAGGTGGAATTGTTCCTGGTCAAG GTTTTGGTGGGCAGGGTGTTTTGCCTGGTGTGGTCACAGGATCTGGGCTTACACCACAAACCg GAGCTGGGGTTCTTGGTCAGGGTGGCATTGGAGCCAATG GTGGTCGAGGAGGCTTTTCAGGACAACAGCTCCCAGGAATCTTCCGTGGATACCCTTTAATTTCACCTAAAACTGGAG CTGCTGGATCTAAATCGAAGCCTAAAGCCAGCAAAGCTGCTAAATATG GTGTGGGTGTAGGTGGTTTACCAGGAGTGGGTGGAATACCTGGAGCAGGAATTCTTCCTGGGCCTGGTGGGGTTCCTGGAATTGGTGGCATTCCTGGAGTGGGTGCAGTACCAGGAGTTGGTGGTGTACCTGGAATGGGCGGAGTCCCTGGAGTGGGTGGTGTCCCTGGAGTGGGTGGAGTCCCAGGAGTTGGTGGTGTCCCTGGAGGGGGTGGTGTCCCTGGACTGGGCGGAGTCCCTGGGATTGGTGGAGGGTCAGGTGTTGGTGGCATTGCAGGAG GCTTACTACCTGGTGCTGGCATAGGAAGTCTTGGAGCTCATGGACTTCCTGGTTCTGGTCTTGGTGTGGGAGCACTTCCTGGGTCTGGAGTCATAGCTGGAGGACTCCCTGGTTCTGCACTTGGTGCAGGAGCACTTCCAGGTTCTGGCGTTGGAGCTATTCCTGGTTCTGGACTTGGTGCAGGAGGACTTGGAG GTTATGCCGGAGCAAAAGCCCGAAAGTATG GTGGTCTTGGTGATACACGTAGCACTGGAGGACTACCTGGTAGTGGAATTGGCGGTGTACCTGGCAGTGCCCTTGCAGCAGGAG GTGGAGTACCAGGAGGTGGGCTAGTACCAGGTGGAGTGCCAGGAGGTGGACTTTTACTGGGTGGAGTGCCAGGAGGTGGACTTGTATCGGGTGGAGTGCCAGGAGGTGGACTTGTACCGGGTGGAGTGCCAGGAGGTGGGCTTGTACCTGGTGGAGTGCCAGGAGGTGGGCTTGTACCTGGTGGAGTGCCAGGAGGTGGACTTGTACCTGGTGGAGTGCCAGGAGGTGGACTTGTACCTGGTGGAGTGCCAGGAG GTTATGCTGGTGCCAAAGCTCGAAAATATG GACTTCTGGGGGGGCCTGGTGGAACTGGATTAGCTGGAGGCTTAGGAGCACTTCCTGGTGGTGGTCTTGGACCAGGAGGCACGTTACCTGGACAATTACCAGGACAAGGCCTTGGACCAGGTGGTGTACCAACAGGTGGACTTGTACCAGGTGGAGTACCAGGAGGTGGGCTTGTACCAGGTGGAGTGCCAGGAGGTGGACTTGTACCGGGTGGAGTGCCAGGAGGTGGACTTGTTCCGGGTGGAGTGCCAGGAGGTGGACTTGTACCGGGTGGAGTGCCAGGAGGTGGGCTTGTACCTGGTGGAGTGCCAGGAGGTGGGCTTGTACCTGGTGGAGTGCCAGGAGGTGGGCTTGTACCTGGTGGAGTGCCAGGAG GTTATGCTGGTGCCAAAGCTCGAAAATATG GTCTTCTGGGGGGGCCTGGTGGAACTGGATTAGCTGGAGGCTTAGGAGCACTTCCTGGTGGTGGTCTTGGACCAGGAGGCACATTACCTGGACAATTACCAGGACAAGGCCTTGGACCAGGTGGTGTACCAACAGGTGGACTTGTACCAGGTGGAGTACCAGGAGGTGGGCTTGTACCAGGTGGAGTGCCAGGAG GTTATGCTGGAGCCAAAGCTCGAAAATATG GTCTTCTGGGGGGGGCTGGTGGAACTGGATTAGCTGGAGGCTTAGGAGCACTTCCTGGTGGTGGTCTTGGACCAGGAGGCACATTATCTGGACAATTACCAGGACAAGGGCTTGGACCAGGAGGTGTACCAACAGGTGGACTTGTACCGGGTGGAGTGCCAGGAG GTTATGCTGGAGCCAAAGCTCGAAAATATG GTCTTCTGGGGGGACCTGGTGGAACTGGATTAGCTGGAGGTTTAGGAGCACTTCCTGGTGGTGGTCTTGGACCAGGAGGCACGTTACCTGGACAATTACCAGGACAAGGGCTTGGACCAGGAGGCATGTTACCTGGAGGATTACCAGGACAAGGGCTTGGACCAGGAGGTGTACCAACAGGTGGACTTGTACCAGGTGGAGTACCAGGAGGTGGGCTAGTACCTGGTGGAGTGCCAGGAGGTGGACTTGTACCAGGTGGAGTGCCAGGAGGTGGACTTTTACCAGGTGGAGTGCCAGGAGGTGGACTTGTACCAGGTGGAGTGCCAGGAG GTTATGCTGGAGCCAAAGCTCGAAAATATG GTCTTCTGGGGGGACCTGGTGGAACTGGATTAGCTGGAGGCTTAGGAGCACTTCCTGGTGGTGGTCTTGGACCAGGAGGCACATTACCTGGACAATTACCAGGACAAGGGCTTGGACCAGGAGGCATGTTACCTGGAGGATTACCAGGACAAGGGCTTGGACCAGGAGGTGTACCAACAGGTGGACTTGTACCAGGTGGAGTACCAGGAGGTGGGCTAGTACCTGGTGGAGTGCCAGGAGGTGGACTTGTACCAGGTGGAGTGCCAGGAGGTGGACTTGTACCGGGTGGAGTACCAGGAGGTGGAATTGTACCAGGTGTAGTGCCAGGAG GTTATGCTGGAGCCAAAGCTCGAAAATATG GTCTTCTGGGGGGACCTGGTGGAACTGGATTAGCTGGAGGCTTAGGAGCACTTCCTGGTGGTGGTCTTGGACTAGGAGGCACGTTACCTGGACAATTACCAGGACAAGGGCTTGGACCAGGTGGTGTACCAACAGGTGGACTTGTACCAGGTGGAGTACCAGGAGGTGGGCTTGTACCAGGTGGAGTGCCAGGAGGTGGACTTGTACCAGGTGGAGTACCAGGAGGTGGGCTAGTACCTGGTGGAGTGCCAGGAGGTGGATTTGTACCAGGTGGAGTGCCAGGAGGTGGGCTAGTACCTGGTGGAGTGCCAGGAGGTGGACTTGTACCAGGTGGAGTGCCAGGAGGTGGACTTGTACCAGGTGGAGTGCCAGGAG GTTATGCTGGAGCCAAAGCTCGAAAATATG GTCTTCTGGGGGGGCCTGGTGGAACTGGATTAGCTGGAGGTTTAGGAGCACTTCCTGGTGGTGGTCTTGGATCAGGAGGCACGTTACCTGGACAATTACCAGGACTAGGGCTTGGACCAGGAGGTGTACCAAGAGGTGGACTTGTACCAGGTGCACTACCAGGAGGTGGACTTGTACCAGGTGCACTACCAGGAg GTGGTCTTGGAGCAGGAGGCATCCCAGGAAGTGGATTTGTACCAGGTGGATTACCAGGATCTGGACTTGGAGCAGGTGGATTACCAGGATCTGGATTTGGACCTGGTGGAGCTGCAGTAGGTGGAATTGTACCCGGAG GTTATGCTGGTGCCAAAGCTCGGAAATACG GTCTCCAAGGAGGACCTGGTGGAACTGGATTAGCTGGAGGTTTAGGAGCACTTCCTGGTGGTGGCCTTCGACCAGCAGGCACTATACCTGGAGGATTACCAGGAAGTGGCCTTGGACCAGGAGGTGTACCAACAGGTGGACTTCTACCAGGTGGAGTGCCAGGAG GTGGTCTTGGACCAGGAGGTGGACTTGTACCAGGTGGAGTTGCAGGAGGTGGAATTGCACCAGGAG GTTATGCTGGTGCCAAAGCTCGGAAATACG GTCTTCTGGGTGGACCTGGTGGAACTGGATTAGCTGGAGGTTTAGGAGCACTTCCTGGTGCTGGTTTTAGACCAGCAGGCACTTTACCTGGAGGATTACCAGGAGGTGGACTTGGACCAGGAGGTGTACCAGGAGGTGGACTTCTACCAGGTGGAGTCCCAGGAG GTGGTCTTGGATCAGGAGGTGTCCCAGGAGGTGGACTTGTAccaggtggagctgcaggaggtGGAATTGTACCAGGAG GTTATGCTGGTGCCAAAGCTCGAAAATATG CTGGTGGTTTAGGAGCACTTCCTGGTGGTGGTCTTGGACCAGGAGGCACTTTACCTGGAGGATTACCAGGAAGCAGCCTTGGACCAGGAGGTGTACCAACAGGTGGGCTTGTACCAGGTGGAGTAccaggaagtggacttgtaccAG GCAGTCTTAGACCAGGTGCTGGGCTTGGACCAGGTGGAGTTCCAGGAG GATACACTAATTCCAAAGCCCGGAAATATG GTCTACTAGGTGGGCCTGGGGGAACTGGATTAGCTGGAGGCTTGGGAGGGGTGCCTGGTGGTGGTCTTGGCCCGGGGGGTCTTGGAACGGCAGGACTTGGAACAAGTGGTCTTGCAACAGCAGGAGTACCAGGAGGAGGTGTTGGACTAGGTGGTATCCCTGGAAGTGGGCTTGGTCCAGGAG GATATCCAGCAGGATctaaagcattaaaatatg TGCGTGGCGGTTTTGGAGTTCCTGGTTCCGGATTAGGTGGGGGAGTTGGAACAGGGCCAGGTGGAACAGGGACTGTTGCTGGAGGACTTGGAATGAGAGACTTGCCTGGAGGTGGTTTAGGACCTGGAGGTCAAGGCATACCTGCATTTGGATATGGAACTGGTGCTGGAG GGTATGGTCCTGGCTCGAAAGCTGCTAAATATG GATTTGGTGGAGTACCTGCTGGAGGACCAGGGGGTGTTGCCAGTACTGGACAAGCTG GCAGTCTGCCTGGAGGTTCTGGCGGGCCAGGGTCCGTGGCTGGTGGCCCAGGTGGTGTACCAGTAGCAGTGCCAG GACTGGGCACAGCAGGGGTGCTTGGGggaggagggactgtccctggaataGGAACTGGAGTTGGAG GTGTGACAGGTGTAGGTGCAGCTCTAGTTCCAGGAGCAAATGTCAGCACCCCCACATCTACAAGAAGACCTGTAACAGGAGTGGCAGATGGAG ACACAACCCCTTCAAATGCAACTAGGAGACCTGGAGTTGTGACAGGCGACGGGACAGGAACCGGCCCTG TGATTGAGGGCTCTGGAGGCGCAATTGGGGGAGGTCCTGGGGATG GTGCTGGTGTGACTGGTGGTGCAGTTGATGGGAGCCTGGATGGTGATGGCTTGGTCAGAGTAATTGGAACAGGAATACCTCTCCTTGCTAGTGAAAAACCAG GCGGAACAAGAGTTCCAGTACCTGAGA TTGGAGCTGGAGTTGTACGTCCTAGTG gggATGCCTTGCCTGGAACAACACCACTGAAACCTCCAG GTTTTGGAGGAAGAGTGATAGCTGGAAGGGGTGATACCCCAGGCACTTTGGAAGAAAGCCCtggtggaggtgatggaggTCCAGGTGGAGTTGGCATTAGTCCTACAGGAAAACCTCCTAAag TCTATCAGGGTACTGGTGGAGCAGGAACTCTGGGCTTTGGAGGAGTAGGTGGCATAGGAACTGCAGGTCCTATTGGAACTGGTGGGGGTACAG GCATTAGGTATCCAACAGGAGCTGGTGTGGGTCTTGGTGTTGGAAAGCCAGGAAAAG TTTATGCAGGAGCTGGGGCTGCTGGTTCATTGGGTGGCCTACCTGGAAGCCTAGGGGTTGGTATAGGAGGTCCACTTGGTACAGGGACAGGTGCTTTAGGTACTGGAACAGGAGCATTTGGTGGACCTGCAGGGACTGGATTTGGGG GTCAGGGCTATGGTCCAAGTGCAAGAAAGCCGCATAAAA gcTACGGAGGACCAACTGGAACAGGAAGTGTTGGCGGCACTGGCCATAGTGGAGTTGGGGTAGGTCCTGGTGGGATTGGAACTAGTGGGGTGGGAATAGGACCTGGAGGAATCGGAGTAGGGCCTGGTGGAGTTGGAATTGGTCCTGGAGGAATCGGAGTAGGTCCTGGAGGAATTGGAGTACATCCTGGAGGAGTTGGTCCTGGAGGAGTTGGAGTTGGACCTGGTGGAGTTGCCATTGGACCTGGAGGAGTTGGAGTTGGTCCAGGAGGTATCGGAGTACATCCTGGTGGAGTTGGTGTCAGCCCTGGTGGAACTGGAGTAGGTCCTGGTGGAAATGCAG gtCTGGGATATGGCCCTGGTGCAGTGAAACCCCCCAAAG GCTATGCTGGTATAGGCGTTCCAGGGACAGGTGGAGCTGGTGGACTTGGAGTAGgtcctggaggagctggtgtaggtcctggaggagctgggggTGTGCGACCAGGTGAGGGTGTAGCAGGACCTGGAAGTGGAACTGGAG ATTTTGATTTTCAGGGCTCAGGTTCCCAGGATATGGAGCAGGAGCTACAAAGCCTGGAAAAACAG GTTATGGTGCAGGTGCCCTGGGTAGTCAAGGCTACCAGCAag GGGTTTCTGGTACAGGATATGGAAGTTACCAACCCTACCCAG GATATGGTGGAACTGGAGCCGGAACCCCAGCACTCTCACCTCAACAGT CTAAAGCTGCCAAATATGCAGGCCTTCAGGGTTTCCTTGGAGCAGGAGGCTACAGAG GTGGCGCTGCATGCCAAGACAAGTACTGTGTGCGGCAGAGAAGGAAGTAAAGAGCCCGGAAGAAGAACTGACCTCATGAACAACGTGGTGCTACTGGATGATGgagaatgtattttttacaacTCAGCCAGAACGATCCCATTCATGTGCCAAATGTATTTActgttttttaactttttagcttttgttttctttaccCTGTAA